In Candidatus Omnitrophota bacterium, one genomic interval encodes:
- a CDS encoding dihydropteroate synthase, translated as MYIIGERINSTRKSVQDAIKARNANLILKEASDQLRRGANFIDVNCAVTSGDEVQDIDWVISVIQSEIKDVSICIDSPNYLAIDRALKVYKAKGELMINSITGEDARIKRILPLAKAHNAKLIALTMDAKGMPHSAVERLEAAKHILERVVKEGFNPENLYFDPLIRPISTEPDQAKEFLISIQMIKGLGKVNTICGLSNVSFGLPDRSLINSTFLAMAVHAGLDAAILDPTDRNVISSLKASCALMGMDDFCGDYIKAFREGALV; from the coding sequence ATGTACATAATAGGCGAAAGGATAAATTCTACAAGAAAGAGTGTCCAGGATGCCATAAAAGCGCGTAATGCCAACTTGATCCTGAAGGAAGCCTCCGACCAGCTTAGGAGGGGTGCCAACTTCATAGACGTGAACTGCGCCGTCACTTCAGGCGACGAGGTCCAGGACATCGACTGGGTCATAAGCGTGATACAGAGCGAGATAAAGGACGTGAGCATCTGCATAGACAGCCCGAACTATCTTGCTATCGACAGGGCGCTGAAGGTCTATAAGGCCAAAGGCGAATTGATGATCAATTCGATAACCGGCGAAGACGCGAGGATCAAGAGGATATTACCGCTCGCGAAAGCGCATAACGCGAAACTGATAGCGCTGACCATGGACGCCAAGGGCATGCCGCATTCAGCCGTCGAAAGGCTCGAAGCCGCAAAGCATATATTAGAGCGCGTCGTGAAAGAAGGTTTTAATCCGGAGAACCTCTATTTCGATCCGTTGATACGCCCGATCTCGACCGAACCTGACCAGGCAAAGGAGTTCTTGATATCGATACAGATGATAAAAGGGCTCGGGAAAGTCAACACGATATGCGGCCTCTCCAACGTCTCGTTCGGACTGCCGGACAGGAGCCTCATAAATTCCACGTTCCTCGCCATGGCCGTACATGCCGGACTTGACGCCGCGATACTCGATCCCACCGACAGGAACGTGATCTCCAGCCTTAAGGCGTCCTGCGCGCTCATGGGCATGGACGATTTTTGCGGAGATTATATAAAGGCGTTCAGGGAGGGCGCGTTGGTTTGA